TATTCCCATATATATATCACTAATTTTAGTACACTTATAATCTTAAAAAAACCGCATTCAATTAATTATCACCTTAgacaatttaattaatataaatatattatatctctaatatattttttatttaatattttaatttatgtaaattttttatttttttatttgtattatactaaattttataacaagaattgaattctaaaattttagttatataaattctgaaaaattaaataatttaaaaaaatttaaaccaataaaaaaatttatatctgAATCAAACTTTTTAACcatcaaacaaaaaaagaaaaaaatatgatttaaatttgtttttagagggtaaaataaaattaaaaaaatatttatagtgatttttttttgtgactatttGTAGTGGATATGATAAGCAATCAtgacaataaaaataatcacaaaagaacgtataaaaataaaagaatattaagagatgattaaaatttgttgtttttaaccATCACTTAgttattaatctaatttttttaatttagtaatttaataatatatttaattttatatttttaaatattaatgactaaaaTCAACAAATTCTGATAGTCTTTTAGTATTTTTCGTTAAAATAAGACTAGTTATCatcatatatgtatatatgggGATGCATGTATATTTATATGGAAAAGTATAGGATACCAACATATTATTTATCAGCTTATTgccaataataattaattattatattttaaatacatatataagaAGATACATCtgaaaaatatatctataaagacacttctattaaatagaatcataaaaaatatatttttattagacacatccagaaaaacacttttattaaacacaattataaataagagttggtagaaattgaaaaaaatattgttgataACGTACCGGGATTACTATCTATATATATAGTTAAGTGAAAgaaattgatgatgatgagagaATGGATGAGATTGGAGAGAGTAGCATAAAGGAACAAGAGAAGTTGGTGCCAATAGCGAACGTTGGTCGAATCATGAAGCAAATTCTTCCCCACAACGCCAAGGTTTCCAAGGAAGCCAAAGAAACCATGCAAGAATGCGTGTCAGAGTTCATCAGCTTCGTGACTAGCGAGGCGTCCGACAAGTGCCGGAAGGAGCGGAGGAAGACGGTTAATGGAGATGACATATGCTTCGCTTTGGCCTCTCTTGGCTTCGATGATTATGCTCATCCTATCACAAGGTATTTGCAGAGATTTAGAGAACTTGATCTTGACCATCATCACACTAGACCTAGTAGTATTAATCAAGAAAGAGATACACGGAATAGCacctttgatgatgatgatgaatagACAGATCGAATTGTTAATTTGTTATGTTACTTGATCCGAtcgttaataataataaagttaaTGATTGCTACTGCTTAATTTAGATCTGCATGTTCATCATATTATTACTTCAATTCTGAAATGCCATACCTCTATCTTAAGAGTGCTAGAGGACCAGTaacttttgtgatttgtagtcatcaaataatcatcaataatatttttagtgGTGTAAGATTTCATCCAATAGTGTAGGATTACTTACTTTTCTTTTACGAGAAAAGCTCTACATCCATGTAAAAATTACATGGATGGTATCCATGTAACTTTCACTCCACGCCCCACACCCCCACTTGTTTTACACACGCCTCTTACAACTTATATAACGAATCCTTTATTTTGCGTTATCAACGTTTTTTAACGCAAACTTTTTCATACAACGTAAACCTCTTcgcgttcttcttcttctttaacctAATTAAATTCGTTGTTCTCCTCTTTCGCGTTTTTCTTTTCTGCATTATGGATTTGGATGGATTCAACGCAATTATCTTCGtcgttcatcttcttcttcgttttcttcttcgatctgcacttttgaattgaaacaatgaatgaatCAACTTCAAATCAGTTGAATGAGTGCGATTTTAATGATTCTTCTCAAATGCATCAATTTGATGAGGTTTGGATTATTGAATTCTGAATCGAATTTAATGGAATgaaatttctaattttatttgaagTGAATTGAATGGACTGAGGTTATTTACATCTGAATTGAATTcaattgaattgataatatgtAACTATGAGTAATTGTGAGTGTCAATAATTGTGAGTAACTCTGAGTAAATGTGAGTAACTTTTCGGTTCGGTAAGTACTAAGGAGGTGGTTCATCACTTTCATGTTTTCAGTTCGGTCCGCAGAAAGAAGTCTAACAAAAATTAGACCAATATGTTCTGTTTTCTTTCTTAAGTACTATATAATTGTTTCACTGTAATTAAGATTTCGGTTCACCATAACTAAGATTTCGGTTCACTATGAGTATTGTGTTCGGTTCATTCTGCACTATTCAAAATTATTCTTCCTcaccttctactgcttcttcaccagagagagaaagaggaaaagacaaaaaaatacagcagcaacaacaacaaaagaatgacgatatgtttcaggg
Above is a genomic segment from Arachis stenosperma cultivar V10309 chromosome 1, arast.V10309.gnm1.PFL2, whole genome shotgun sequence containing:
- the LOC130944125 gene encoding nuclear transcription factor Y subunit B-5-like translates to MDEIGESSIKEQEKLVPIANVGRIMKQILPHNAKVSKEAKETMQECVSEFISFVTSEASDKCRKERRKTVNGDDICFALASLGFDDYAHPITRYLQRFRELDLDHHHTRPSSINQERDTRNSTFDDDDE